In one Corythoichthys intestinalis isolate RoL2023-P3 chromosome 16, ASM3026506v1, whole genome shotgun sequence genomic region, the following are encoded:
- the ddx5 gene encoding probable ATP-dependent RNA helicase DDX5 isoform X1: protein MPGYSDRDRGRDRDRDRGYGGGPHRFGGSRGGGGGGGGGKFGNPGDRLRKKHWNLDELPKFEKNFYQEHPDVSRRPLQAVEQYRNAKTITVKGRNCPNPIVNFHEASFPSYVMDVINKQNWTEPTPIQAQGWPLALSGHDMVGIAQTGSGKTLSYLLPAIVHINHQPFLERGDGPICLVLAPTRELAQQVQQVAAEYGRASRLKSTCIYGGAPKGPQIRDLERGVEICIATPGRLIDFLEAGKTNLRRCTYLVLDEADRMLDMGFEPQIRKIVDQIRPDRQTLMWSATWPKEVRQLAEDFLKDYVQINVGALQLSANHNILQIVDVCSDGEKENKLIRLLEEIMSEKENKTIIFVETKRRCDDLTRRMRRDGWPAMGIHGDKSQQERDWVLNEFKYGKAPILIATDVASRGLDVEDVKFVINFDYPNNSEDYIHRIGRTARSQKTGTAYTFFTPNNVRQASDLISVLREANQAINPKLLQMGEIRGGRSRGGRGGDFDRRDRYSSGRRDFGGFRERDSSRGYDNGPNKSFSTNAQNGGYGGSGGASNGFSGGYNGNGQSFNNQAASFPPQNNFQVQQNGASHPPYSFPQAQPPPPPGITPYPMQPQFPQ from the exons ATGCCTGGATATTCCGACAGAGACCGCGGCAGAGATAGAGACAGAGACCGTGG CTACGGTGGTGGCCCGCACCGTTTTGGTGGTAGCCGCGGCGGTGGAGGTGGTGGTGGCGGAGGAAAGTTCGGCAACCCCGGCGATCGCCTGAGGAAGAAACACTGGAATCTGGACGAGCTTCCAAAGTTTGAGAAAAACTTTTACCAGGAGCATCCAGACGTATCGAGGAGGCCTCTG CAAGCAGTCGAACAGTATAGAAATGCTAAAACAATCACCGTGAAGGGGAGAAACTGCCCGAATCCAATTGTAAATTTCCACGAGGCAAGCTTTCCAT CCTACGTTATGGATGTGATCAACAAGCAAAACTGGACCGAGCCGACACCCATTCAGGCTCAGGGCTGGCCTTTAGCACTGAGTGGCCACGATATGGTCGGCATCGCACAAACCGGTTCTGGCAAAACTCTCTCG TATCTGTTACCTGCAATCGTTCACATCAACCACCAGCCTTTCCTGGAGCGTGGTGACGGACCAATT TGCTTGGTGTTGGCACCAACACGTGAGCTGGCACAGCAGGTGCAACAGGTTGCTGCAGAGTATGGTAGAGCTTCTCGCCTGAAGTCCACTTGCATCTATGGAGGAGCGCCCAAGGGTCCGCAGATTCGGGATCTTGAGAGAG GTGTGGAGATCTGCATCGCCACTCCAGGCAGACTCATAGACTTCCTCGAAGCAGGAAAGACCAATCTGCGCCGTTGCACTTACCTAGTTTTGGACGAAGCTGACAGAATGTTGGACATGGGTTTTGAACCACAGATCAGAAAAATTGTGGACCAGATTCGA CCTGATCGCCAGACGCTAATGTGGAGCGCCACCTGGCCTAAAGAGGTGCGTCAGCTAGCTGAAGACTTCCTCAAAGACTACGTGCAGATCAATGTCGGCGCACTGCAGCTCAGCGCCAACCACAACATCCTTCAAATAGTTGATGTATGCAGTGACGGAGAGAAGGAAAACAA GCTCATTCGCTTGCTGGAGGAAATTATGAGCGAGAAGGAGAACAAGACCATCATCTTCGTTGAGACAAAGAGGCGATGTGATGATCTGACAAGGAGGATGAGGAGGGATGG ATGGCCAGCTATGGGAATCCATGGGGATAAGAGCCAGCAGGAGCGAGACTGGGTTCTCAATG AGTTTAAATACGGAAAGGCCCCAATTCTGATTGCCACTGACGTTGCGTCCCGTGGCTTAG ATGTTGAGGACGTGAAATTTGTCATCAACTTTGACTACCCCAACAACTCTGAGGATTATATCCACCGCATTGGCAGAACGGCCCGTAGCCAAAAGACTGGCACGGCCTACACCTTCTTCACCCCCAACAACGTGCGGCAGGCCAGCGACCTCATCTCTGTTCTCCGCGAGGCCAACCAGGCCATCAACCCCAAGCTCCTCCAAATGGGTGAAATCAGAGGAG GTCGTTCAAGGGGAGGCAGAGGTGGTGATTTCGACCGCAGGGATCGCTATTCTTCGGGACGGCGAGATTTTGGCGGTTTTAGAGAGCGGGATAGCAGTAGAGGCTACGACAACGGACCAAACAAAAGCTTTAGCACAAATGCTCAGAACGGAGGCTACGGGGGGAGCGGCGGTGCTAGCAATGGCTTTAGCGGGGGCTACAATGGCAACGGACAGTCGTTCAACAACCAGGCAGCATCTTTCCCACCTCAGAACAACTTCCAAGTGCAGCAGAACGGTGCAAGTCACCCTCCATACTCCTTCCCCCAAGCACAGCCCCCTCCTCCCCCAGGGATCACGCCCTACCCCATGCAACCGCAGTTCCCTCAGTAA
- the ddx5 gene encoding probable ATP-dependent RNA helicase DDX5 isoform X2, producing the protein MPGYSDRDRGRDRDRDRGYGGGPHRFGGSRGGGGGGGGGKFGNPGDRLRKKHWNLDELPKFEKNFYQEHPDVSRRPLQAVEQYRNAKTITVKGRNCPNPIVNFHEASFPSYVMDVINKQNWTEPTPIQAQGWPLALSGHDMVGIAQTGSGKTLSYLLPAIVHINHQPFLERGDGPICLVLAPTRELAQQVQQVAAEYGRASRLKSTCIYGGAPKGPQIRDLERGVEICIATPGRLIDFLEAGKTNLRRCTYLVLDEADRMLDMGFEPQIRKIVDQIRPDRQTLMWSATWPKEVRQLAEDFLKDYVQINVGALQLSANHNILQIVDVCSDGEKENKLIRLLEEIMSEKENKTIIFVETKRRCDDLTRRMRRDGWPAMGIHGDKSQQERDWVLNEFKYGKAPILIATDVASRGLDVEDVKFVINFDYPNNSEDYIHRIGRTARSQKTGTAYTFFTPNNVRQASDLISVLREANQAINPKLLQMGEIRGGKSNWSFKGRQRW; encoded by the exons ATGCCTGGATATTCCGACAGAGACCGCGGCAGAGATAGAGACAGAGACCGTGG CTACGGTGGTGGCCCGCACCGTTTTGGTGGTAGCCGCGGCGGTGGAGGTGGTGGTGGCGGAGGAAAGTTCGGCAACCCCGGCGATCGCCTGAGGAAGAAACACTGGAATCTGGACGAGCTTCCAAAGTTTGAGAAAAACTTTTACCAGGAGCATCCAGACGTATCGAGGAGGCCTCTG CAAGCAGTCGAACAGTATAGAAATGCTAAAACAATCACCGTGAAGGGGAGAAACTGCCCGAATCCAATTGTAAATTTCCACGAGGCAAGCTTTCCAT CCTACGTTATGGATGTGATCAACAAGCAAAACTGGACCGAGCCGACACCCATTCAGGCTCAGGGCTGGCCTTTAGCACTGAGTGGCCACGATATGGTCGGCATCGCACAAACCGGTTCTGGCAAAACTCTCTCG TATCTGTTACCTGCAATCGTTCACATCAACCACCAGCCTTTCCTGGAGCGTGGTGACGGACCAATT TGCTTGGTGTTGGCACCAACACGTGAGCTGGCACAGCAGGTGCAACAGGTTGCTGCAGAGTATGGTAGAGCTTCTCGCCTGAAGTCCACTTGCATCTATGGAGGAGCGCCCAAGGGTCCGCAGATTCGGGATCTTGAGAGAG GTGTGGAGATCTGCATCGCCACTCCAGGCAGACTCATAGACTTCCTCGAAGCAGGAAAGACCAATCTGCGCCGTTGCACTTACCTAGTTTTGGACGAAGCTGACAGAATGTTGGACATGGGTTTTGAACCACAGATCAGAAAAATTGTGGACCAGATTCGA CCTGATCGCCAGACGCTAATGTGGAGCGCCACCTGGCCTAAAGAGGTGCGTCAGCTAGCTGAAGACTTCCTCAAAGACTACGTGCAGATCAATGTCGGCGCACTGCAGCTCAGCGCCAACCACAACATCCTTCAAATAGTTGATGTATGCAGTGACGGAGAGAAGGAAAACAA GCTCATTCGCTTGCTGGAGGAAATTATGAGCGAGAAGGAGAACAAGACCATCATCTTCGTTGAGACAAAGAGGCGATGTGATGATCTGACAAGGAGGATGAGGAGGGATGG ATGGCCAGCTATGGGAATCCATGGGGATAAGAGCCAGCAGGAGCGAGACTGGGTTCTCAATG AGTTTAAATACGGAAAGGCCCCAATTCTGATTGCCACTGACGTTGCGTCCCGTGGCTTAG ATGTTGAGGACGTGAAATTTGTCATCAACTTTGACTACCCCAACAACTCTGAGGATTATATCCACCGCATTGGCAGAACGGCCCGTAGCCAAAAGACTGGCACGGCCTACACCTTCTTCACCCCCAACAACGTGCGGCAGGCCAGCGACCTCATCTCTGTTCTCCGCGAGGCCAACCAGGCCATCAACCCCAAGCTCCTCCAAATGGGTGAAATCAGAGGAGGTAAATCAAATTG GTCGTTCAAGGGGAGGCAGAGGTGGTGA